DNA sequence from the Cohnella herbarum genome:
TTCAACGTAAAACAGTTGTTTACTCGCATGATTGCGTTTACATTGGTCATCTTACATCAAAAAATCGCTCTTTACAAGATGAGATTCAAAAAATATTTTTCTAAGTAAATCGAAAAAAACCTTAAACTGTAAAAAATACGGCTTAATTGAGCAAACGTTCTCTCAAATACATCATAAACTAATCCCAGCCATTACGTCAACAAATCTAACATATAAAATGAAGGTAATCGATATTTTTATGACATGTCCCTTAAATGTGAGGTAACAGCACATGCGGGTTATGTAACTATCTGCTCAAGCTATAGGAATGATCGCGAAATATGCGCAAAGAAGCTATCCCGTCGAATCGGGACAGCTTCTTTTATCTTTGACGTATCCAATACCGCCTTCTCCTGTTGCTAGCTCCTGCACCAATAAGCGATTTCGCTGCGATAACCAAGCGGAATAATCTCGGATAAATATTTGCGAATAAGCTCTCTCTCGATTTCCGTCACGACGGATGTCGTATGCACGTTGAAATGCAAAATGCCGGTGTTGATATCATAGCGACTGAACGCCATTCCGCCGCTGGCGAGCATCGAATTAATGGCCGCAACGATGCCGTTCTGATTCAAGTCCCTTTTCATTGCGGTACTCACGATAGGGTCCGGAAGTTCGTCTACTTGCGGGACTCCATCCTCCTGAATCTTGGAGTACGCTTTGATCTGATAGCACACGTAAGGAGGCAAATAGCCGGTAGCAAACCGCTTCAGCATCGCGGCATCTTCATCCGGCAGCTCCAGGTTATCGTTCCATGCATACAACGTCGCTTCGTTCTTCCCGCTGGTGAAGGCTCGTACATATCTTAAGCGCGGGTTGTGCTTCTTGATCAAATACTCGGACAACAAACGCGTTCCCATCGTCATCCCCTCCTAGTCGTGAACCCTTCAGGAGCTATCAAGTCGTGGTTGCGCTTACATTTTGACTGTTACCCTCATATTCTATTCGTAGATGCCCACTTTAAGACAACGCGCCTCCTCCCTTTCGATATTGATTTTGCAATACTTTCATTATACACCCTCCAATGCGCCAAAATCGCGTCCCTTGCTAGAAATTCCATTTCCTATTTTTTCATCCTCACATATCCATACCGATGTCGTGCAATATTTGTTATCATCTAGTAAGCGCTTACGACTTAGCCCCATATTCCGGAGGTACGATATGAAAATAGAAGGTCAAAGAAGCGTGAAGGTTTGGATACATTTTTTCGTCCCCTACGCCATTTTGCTGACGGGTTTTCTAGCCGTCGGTCTATATGCTTACGATAAAACTTCTTCGTTGGTAGAGAATCATTCGAAGGAAACGGCCTACGCGGTCATGGAACAGACGAAGGAAATCATGGATCGGCGCTTCGAGGAATTGGAGACGATCACGGAGCAAGTCGCCAGCAGCACCAAGGTTCTGTCGTTTCAATACGTGGACAAGCCCTTCTACGGGACGAATCCGGTTCGGATTATCGAATTGAAGAAGGATCTCTTCGACTATTCGTTATTCAACCATTTCATATTGGATTATTACGTCGTATATCCCAATAGTCAAACGATTATCTCTCCCAGGAGCTCCTATTCTCTGCGGCAATATTACGACCTGGAATTCCGTTACGATAACCAAACCTACGAAGAGTGGTTAACCGATCTTACGTCCCAGTCCGGCGCGAAGACGTTCATACCCGGGCAATCCGCCACCTATAAAGGGAAAAATCATTCCGTCGTGACTTATATGCAAGCATTCGGAACGCAGGAACGGTCAGGAATCGTTCTCATGCTCATCGACAACACTCAAATTCAGAGCCTGCTTCATAAGCTCGACTCGAGTAACGGCGGCTTCGCCTTCATTACCGACGGTAACGGCGAGATTATCAGCCGGACCGGTACCAAAACGGATATCGAATGGGCCGCCGAGTTGAAGGACGGTTTCACTCCCATCAACATCGACGGCAAAAACATGCTCGTTACGAAGACGACATCCCGCTACAACGGTTGGACGTATTTGGCCGCTCAACCCGAGGCTTACGTCCTCGAGCAGGTTGACTACTTCAAGCAGTTAATCCTAACCATTATTTTGCTAAGCCTCGTCATCGGTTTAGTCGCGGCCATGCTGTTCTCCTACCGCAACAGCCGTCCGCTATGGATGCTTCTTCGCGTGTTGCCGTCCCAGCGTACGGGCGCGGAAACCTCGCCTAACCGCAATGCTTGGGATTACGTGAGGTCGTCCGTAACGAACCTGATCCATAATAACGATTTTCTGTCGGAGAAAATGGAGCAACAAGTTCCCCTCATACGAAGCGGATTCTACGATCGATTGCTGAGAGGCCATTATTTGTCCAACAAAGATATCGCGGTCGCCATGGAGCATTCCCGCCAAACGTGGGAAGGCGACTATTACGCGGTCGGGATTCTCGTAATCGCGGGATACGACGGAACGTATAACGAGGAAATGCTAACCGAACTCGATTTCCGCAAAATCGCGATCCGGGACATCATTGCCAAGGCTTACGACCGAACCGTCTCCACCCACGACATGGGCGAGAACCAGCTCGGACTGCTCGTCAACGGGGATTCCGAATCGACCTCCGCCTTCTTGGAAGACATCCGACGGATGCTTAAGGAGCTCCACGGCCGACTGACCCACTCGCTCAACGTTCAAACGTACATGCCCGTCGGAGGCTGTTATTTGCAAATGACGGAAATCAGCCGCTCTTACGAGGAAGCCCGTTTGCTGTTGCATCGGGAAAGCTGGTCCGAGGATCGGCCGATTATTTTCCACGACGACGAAAGTTCCGCGCTCCCGACTTATTATTACCCGCCGGACGTAGAGCTGCGTCTGATCAATCTGGTCAAATCGGGAAGCTTGCCGGAAACCGAGGCGCTCTTAAGGCAAATTCGTGAGAATAATCTCGACCAACGAAATCTCCCGAACGCCGTGTGCAAAATTCTCGTTAACGAAATAACCGGCACGCTGCTAAAGTGCTGCGAGCAATCCGCGGGAGAGAACGACAGAGATAGACACGGCGAAGAAGTCGAATCGGCCTTGCTCGCATCCGAATCCGGACGTTCTCCTAAGGCCGCTTTCGAACAACTCGCCGTCGCTTTCCTGCACCTCTGCCGCAAGCAACACGACCGTAAGAAGAGTCATAACAAACAATTAAAAGACGATCTCATTCGTCATCTAGAAGAACAATACATGCAGACTGAATTGAGCCTAACGACGCTTGCCGATCGATTCAATACTTCGGAGGCGTATATTTCCTATTTTTTCAAAGAACAGACCGGCGTGAACTTCTCCGATTACCTGGAATCCATTCGAATGACGCATGCCAAACGAATGCTGACCGAGAGCGAAATGCCGGTAAACGAAATTTCCGCATGGGTCGGTTATTATTCCCTAAACTCGTTCAGCCGCGCCTTCAAAAGAGCCAACGGCCTTAGCGCCACGGAGTTTCGCAAAAATTCGCGAGGTTGATTCTAAACAATTGAATAGTCTATGAATACGGAATAAAAGCGCTTACAAGCCGTTTCTAAAATCGTGCATAGTCCTTGAATCTGTCTGATTTACGCAAACGCTTTCACCCCCTATACTTCGAATCACCGGCCGGATACACCAAGTCATACGCCGAGGGGGATCGCAGCTGAAAACGTTAATCGATGTACGGAAAGGTTGGCAGTTGTACGCGTTATTCGCGTTGCCGCTTCTGTATATCATCGTGTTCAAGTACGTACCGATGTTCGGAAGCGTTATCGCGTTTAAGCAGTTCACTGTTACGAAAGGCATGTTCGGAAGCCCGTGGGTCGGATTCGCGCACTTCGAGCGTTTCTTCAATTCCTATGAGTTCTGGCGCTTGCTCAGAAACACGTTGTCCATCAGCTTCTACACGCTGGTCGCCAGCTTCCCGTTTCCGATCTTGCTGGCTCTAGGTTTGAATTACGTGAAGAACGAGAGATTCAAGAAAACGGTCCAGATGATCACCTACGCGCCTTATTTCATCTCTCTCGTCGTCGTGGTCGGGTTGCTGTTCCAGTTTCTTGACCCTCGGACGGGTATCGTGAACGCGATACTCGGATGGTTCGGAGTAGACGCGATCAATTTCATGGGAAAAGCGTCGATGTTTCAATCCATCTACGTCTGGTCCCACGTCTGGCAAAATGTCGGCTTCGCGTGCATTATCTATTTGGCGGCGCTTGCCGGAATCGATCCATCGCTTCACGAAGCCGCCGTCATGGACGGCGCGAACAAAATTCAACGGATGCGACATATCGATATCCCGGGCATCATGCCTATCGCCGTCATTCTGTTGATCCTGAATACGGGTCAGATCATGGAGACGGGTTTCGAGAAAATCTTGATCATGCAGAACGCTCTTAACCTAAGGTCATCCGAAGTTATAGACACCTATGTCTACAAAGTCGGTCTCGTTTCCCAAGCCCTTAACTTCTCTTACGCAACTGCTATCGGCCTATTCAAAGCCGCTATCGGATTCATTCTGCTCATCGCGGTGAACCAGACGGCCAAGAAGGTGGGGCAGGAAAGCCTATGGTAGGGGGAACGAAAACCATGAACAAATCCGTGATCCGGGAATCGGGCAGCGACCGCGCGTTCACGATCGTGAATTACGTCGTGCTTTCGATCGTGCTTATCGCCGTTCTGTATCCGCTCGTCTATGTCGTCAGCGCTTCGTTCAGTTCCAGCTATGCCGTGCTTTCGGGCAAGGTGTGGCTGTGGCCGGTAGATCCGTCCCTAGACGGCTACAAGGCCGTATTCAAGAACAAAAACATTTTAACCGGATTTCAGAACACCGTCCTCTATACGCTGGCGGGTACGCTACTTAACGTCATCATGACGATACTCGCAGCCTATCCGATGTCTCGGGGCGATTTCCGGGGACGCCATGGTTTCATGCTGATCTTCGTCTTCACGATGATGTTCAGCGGAGGACTGATTCCGACTTACTTCGTCGTCAAGGATTTGCATATGATCGACACCGTCTGGGCGATGCTCGTTCCGACGG
Encoded proteins:
- a CDS encoding ABC transporter permease; amino-acid sequence: MYALFALPLLYIIVFKYVPMFGSVIAFKQFTVTKGMFGSPWVGFAHFERFFNSYEFWRLLRNTLSISFYTLVASFPFPILLALGLNYVKNERFKKTVQMITYAPYFISLVVVVGLLFQFLDPRTGIVNAILGWFGVDAINFMGKASMFQSIYVWSHVWQNVGFACIIYLAALAGIDPSLHEAAVMDGANKIQRMRHIDIPGIMPIAVILLILNTGQIMETGFEKILIMQNALNLRSSEVIDTYVYKVGLVSQALNFSYATAIGLFKAAIGFILLIAVNQTAKKVGQESLW
- a CDS encoding carbohydrate ABC transporter permease; this translates as MNKSVIRESGSDRAFTIVNYVVLSIVLIAVLYPLVYVVSASFSSSYAVLSGKVWLWPVDPSLDGYKAVFKNKNILTGFQNTVLYTLAGTLLNVIMTILAAYPMSRGDFRGRHGFMLIFVFTMMFSGGLIPTYFVVKDLHMIDTVWAMLVPTALSVWNVIIMRTYFQTTIPHELLEASQLDGCNDFRFLLRIVIPLSGPIIAVIALFYAVGHWNQYFNAMIYLKDPHLYPLQLILRDILVQNEVKIDMLGDVKSAAARQGLRELLKYSLIVVSSVPLLLIYPFVQKFFVKGVMIGSIKG
- a CDS encoding helix-turn-helix domain-containing protein, which codes for MKIEGQRSVKVWIHFFVPYAILLTGFLAVGLYAYDKTSSLVENHSKETAYAVMEQTKEIMDRRFEELETITEQVASSTKVLSFQYVDKPFYGTNPVRIIELKKDLFDYSLFNHFILDYYVVYPNSQTIISPRSSYSLRQYYDLEFRYDNQTYEEWLTDLTSQSGAKTFIPGQSATYKGKNHSVVTYMQAFGTQERSGIVLMLIDNTQIQSLLHKLDSSNGGFAFITDGNGEIISRTGTKTDIEWAAELKDGFTPINIDGKNMLVTKTTSRYNGWTYLAAQPEAYVLEQVDYFKQLILTIILLSLVIGLVAAMLFSYRNSRPLWMLLRVLPSQRTGAETSPNRNAWDYVRSSVTNLIHNNDFLSEKMEQQVPLIRSGFYDRLLRGHYLSNKDIAVAMEHSRQTWEGDYYAVGILVIAGYDGTYNEEMLTELDFRKIAIRDIIAKAYDRTVSTHDMGENQLGLLVNGDSESTSAFLEDIRRMLKELHGRLTHSLNVQTYMPVGGCYLQMTEISRSYEEARLLLHRESWSEDRPIIFHDDESSALPTYYYPPDVELRLINLVKSGSLPETEALLRQIRENNLDQRNLPNAVCKILVNEITGTLLKCCEQSAGENDRDRHGEEVESALLASESGRSPKAAFEQLAVAFLHLCRKQHDRKKSHNKQLKDDLIRHLEEQYMQTELSLTTLADRFNTSEAYISYFFKEQTGVNFSDYLESIRMTHAKRMLTESEMPVNEISAWVGYYSLNSFSRAFKRANGLSATEFRKNSRG